The DNA sequence CCGAGTCGGTATCGGGTAAGTGCAAATAGCAGGACACTTTTTTACCATCAATAGGGATTTCGATGGTTTTACAGACGTAATCACTGTGCTCCATAGCGGATACAAAATTACCATGCGCTAACGCTTGAGCTGTGGCAGCGATATCATCACCTTTGAAATGAGGATAAGCGGCAATAGTGGCACTATAGCTGGCATTCAAGAACTCTTTATACGCTAAGTCTTTGTCCCCCTCGTCGCCAGCCTTTTTTGCCTTGGTTTGATGACGAACAGCGCGCTGAGTCCACTCGTAATTCCAGTTGCCAGGCTGATAGCCTGCCACGGTATCGAGCAACTCACTGGTGCGAGGTTTATCACTCATCGCTATATTGGCAAATAGTTGCTCTGTTTCAATCGGATCTAAACCTAGCCACGCCCAGTATTCTCTGCGTAACAAGCGATACCAGTTACGCCCATCCTCTTGACCATCAGCGGTAGACTGGGCAGCTAAAGAGTTGGAAACACACGAGGTCTCAACCACATTTATCCGCGGCTTAAACAACACTTCAGATAGATTTTCTTTCACAACAATAAGCCTAAATATTTATCAGTGAGCAAAATATACCATAAAAAAAGGCCGTCACACGGTGACGGCCTTGGTAGTTTAGCGATTTAACTGGCTTTAGAAGAAAGCAAACTTAAGTACAAATACAACAGCTAAAACCCAAACACTTAGCGGAACATCTTTATGGCGACCCGCTAACAGCTTAATGGCCGCATAAGAAATAAAGCCTAAAGCAATACCGTCGGCAATTGAAAAAGACAGCGGCATTAAAATAGCCACAATTGCTGCTGGCGCAGCTTCAGTTAAGTCGGTCCAATCAACATTGACTAGGCCAGATAACATTAGCGTACACACATAAAATAGCGCGCCAGCGGTTGCATAGGCGGGGATCATTCCTGCCAATGGCGAGAACAACAACGCCAACACAAATAACAAACCCACTACCACAGCGGTAAGACCCGTGCGGCCACCCACTTCTACGCCAGCGCCACTTTCAATGTAAGAAGTGGTGCTTGAAGTCCCCAATAATGAGCCTGCAATGGTTGCGCTTGAATCGGCTAATAAAGCTTTTTTCAAATTAGGTAAACGGCCTTTTTCGTCAAGTAAATTACCGCGTTGAGCCACTGCAGTTAGGGTACCAGCGGTGTCAAACAAATCGACAAACAAGAAGGCAAAGATAACGCTGATCATTGTGACATCTAACGCACCCATGATATCCAACTGTAGGAACGTCGGCGCAGGGTTTGGAGGCATAGAGATGATGCCGCCGTATTGGGTGTAGCCCAGTACGATAGATAAAACCGTGATGGCCAAAATTGAAATCAGTACACCGCCTTTTACTTTGCGGTATTCAAGGCCAATGATTAAGAAGAAACCTAGCGCGGCTAAAATCATCTGGTGTGGGTTTTGGTGTCCTAGGCTAACCAATGTTGCTGGATTATCGACCACAATCCCGGCGTTTTTCAATGCAATAAACCCTAGGAACAAACCAATACCAGCAGCAATACCTACACGCAAAGTTTGTGGGATAGAGTTGATAATCCATTCGCGAACCTTAAATAAGCTCAAACAAATGAAGATAACCCCCGATAAGAACACCGCACCCAAGGCGATTTGCCAAGTATGGCCCATGCCAAGCACAACACCGTAGGTGAAAAATGCGTTTAATCCCATGCCTGGGGCTTGAGCAATAGGGTAGTTGGCATAAAAGCCCATGATGAAACAACCCACTGCAGCGGCTAAACAAGTCGCTACAAACACTGCTCCTTGGTCCATGCCTGCAGCAGCTAACATGCTAGGGTTAACAAATATAATGTAGGCCATGGTTAAGAAGGTTGTCATACCTGCTACAACTTCAGTTCGCACATTCGTGCCATGAGCCTTTAGTTTAAATAATTTTTCTAACATGGTGGTGTATGTTCCTTGGACAAACTCTAGGTAATGTAGGCCACTGCCAAAATTTCCTTTTGTGATGGCAGTAACGATCGCGGGCATTATATTCGCGGCCTAATCAAGATGCCACAGTATGTTGACGCCAAACTGCGCTAGATCAGCAAAATAAACTAAAAATACCAACTCACAACGTTAACATTGACTAAAATTGAACACATATTTGGTTTTTCTACCAACGCTCTTGTTTTATTGGAAGGCACTATCATGCTAGGGCTCAAGGAGCCACGGGGTGTAAAGTGAGTGAATACTTGTTTCTAAACAAATATTCTGCGTAAAACCGATTAAATAGGCTTATATTCACGATTTTGAGCTGATACAGTTGCATTGATTCTACAAATACAGTTTATAAGGTGGCATTGTGTCTACACTATCTTCTCTTCAACCACAGAGTTTGTGGCAGCATTTCGAAACAATCTGTTCGATACCTCACCCATCTAAACATGAACAAGCAATGATTGATTGGGTTATGGCCCTAGCAGCCGAGCACAAGCTTGAGCATTTTCAAGATGCCACTGGTAACGTGATCATCAAAAAACCTGCCACCGCAGGCATGGAAGACAAACAAGGCGTTATCTTGCAAGCTCACCTTGATATGGTGCCGCAGGCAAATAATGATACTCAGCACGATTTTACTAAAGACCCGATCCGCCCCTACATTGATGGCGAATGGGTAACAGCAGAAGGCACCACCTTGGGCGCTGATAATGGTATTGGTGGCGCATCTATCTTAGCCGTATTAACCAGCAGTGATATTGCTCATGGCCCGATTGAAGCACTGTTCACCATCGATGAAGAAGCAGGAATGACCGGCGCCTTCGGATTGCAAGCCGGCGTATTAGAGGGTCAACTACTGATTAATACCGACTCTGAGCAAGAAGGTGAAGTTTACATGGGCTGTGCTGGCGGCGGTGATACTAGTGCCAGCTTCGCCACTGAATACCAAGCAACGACTCCTCAACAGCTCGCCATTAAACTGCAACTGAAGGGTTTAAAAGGTGGCCACTCTGGTTGCGACATTGATACCGGCCGCGCTAACGCTAACAAATTAATGGTGCGTATTGTAGCCGCTATGCAACAGCAAGGTTTTGCACCTACATTGTGTGAAATTCAAGGCGGTAGCTTACGTAACGCCATTCCTCGCGAAGCAAGCTGCACATTAGTTTACAAGGCCGAACAACAAGCCGATTTATCCGCGTTCATGGCCGAACAACGTGAACAGCTCATCAATGAGTTCGGCTTGGTAGAAACAGACTTAGCGCTTAGCTGTGAAGCCATTGATAGACCAAGTCAAAGCTTGACCAATCAACTATCACAACAAATCATCGCCAGTCTAAATGCTTGTACCAATGGCGTAGTAAGCATGAGCCAAACCGTTGTCGGTGTAGTTGAAACCTCCCTCAACTTAGGGGTAATTAGCCAGTCAGAAGAGAGCATTGATATTAAGATCCTGGTGCGCTCATTGATAGATTCAAGTCGTCTTCAGGTAGAAGCAAGCCTTGCCTCACTGTTTAGCCTAACGTCTGCCACAGTAACATTCTCTGGGGCTTATCCTGGCTGGAAGCCAGAAAACGACTCAGTAATGAAAACAGTGGTCCAACAAAGCTACCAAGAATTGTTTGGCAAATGCCCTAATGTAATGGTGATACACGCAGGTTTAGAGTGTGGTTTATTCAAAAGCGCTTATCCTAATTGGGACATGGCTTCATTTGGCCCTACCATTAAGTTCCCGCATAGCCCCGATGAGAAAGTAGAAATTGCCGCAGTAGAAAAATACTGGCAGCTATTACTTTCAGTATTAAACAACATCCCAGCTAAAGCTTAAACACAGCCTTTTATGGCTCAAACGGCAAAGCCAGTTGTGGTGACTGGTTTTGTTGTTCATGGGCTAAACCAATATGTAAACCAATCAAACGCACTGCTTTACCCTTTCCTCTCGCTAGCGCCTCTTCAAATAATTCAAGCAAGGTTGACTCATCAATATGCTGGCATTGCTGCTCTTTCGTGGTTTGCTGAAAATCAGCAAATTTAACTTTCACCCCAAGTTTATTCATTTTGGCTTGTTTTAGGTGATTTTCACTGCGCCTTTTTAGCTCTGGCAGTAGAGCCAATAAACGCTCAATTAAAACAGCTGGGTTACCCTCGTCTTGTGCAAAAGTACGCTCTACTGCTACCGATTTCCGTTTACGATCATTACTCACTTCACGGTCGTCTACGCCTTGGCAGCGCATCCACAGCATATCGCCAAATTTGCCAAAAAGTTGTTTCAGCTTATCTCGCTCTGCACGGCGAATGTCACCACCAGTATAAAGGCCTTGATGGTGTAGCTTCTCAATGCTGACTTTGCCCACCCCCGATATTTTTTCGAGCGCAAGGGTTTCTATAAACTCGCTCACTTGCTCAGGCTTAATCACAAACAAACCATTTGGTTTGTTCATATCGGAAGCAATTTTGGCCAAGAATTTAATCGGCGCAACGCCTGCAGAAGCCGTTAAGCCGGTTTTGTTAACAATGTCTCGTCTGATTTGCTCGGCAATAAGCGTGGCAGAACCATGGCAAGCCTCACTATTGCTCACATCTAAATAGGCTTCATCTAGCGATAATGGCTCTATTGCGTCAGCGTAACCATGAAAAATAGCTTGTACTTGTTTGCTTGCTTCCTGATAAGCCGCCATACGTGGTGGCACCAAAACTAACTTAGGGCACAATTGCAAGGCTTTGTGGGTGGGCATCGCAGAGCGAATACCATATTGTCGCGCAAGATAATTACAGGTAGTAAGCACTCCGCGACCACTTCGCATCCCCCCCACAGCAAGCGGAACGTTGCTTAACTCTGGCTGGTCGCGCATTTCCACAGCGGCATAGAAACAATCCATGTCTACGTGAATAATCTTGCGCTGAGTTGATGCGAATGCTGTCAATGTGGCACACCTTTACTGTACATACAGACAGTATAAAGTTGATATCGAAAAATGCCAAGCTAGAGAACAACAATATTCACTGCTTAATACGCTAATTAGCTGTAGCTTGAATGCAACAGCTTGAGTAATATTGAAAAACGAATTTCGATTAAGGAAGTCTTAGCTGTGAGTGATGCACGTGTTAGTCAACTGAGTATTTACCCGATCAAATCTACTGCGGGGATCCACCTAAATCATGCTTATGTTGAAGAACATGGTTTAGCCTTTGATAGGCGTTTTGTTGTCTGTCAGCCTGACGGCGTTCAAATCACAGCGCGAACTCACCCTAAACTGGCTCAAATTCATAGTGCACTTAATCGCTCAGGTTTGCATTTACGCGCACCAAATATGCCTGCCTTAGACTTACGCTATGCTGATTTTTCTGATAATTACCGCACCGTAATGATTTGGAAAGACAGCGTGCAAGCACAGCACTGCCATAACAGCTACGATAATTGGTTTAGTGAGTATCTCGGTGAGCATTGCCACTTGGTGTTTTTTGGTGAACAATCCACACGCAAAGTGAAACACAAAGATAGCCAAGTAGCGTTTGCCGACGGCTACCCGTTATTGCTCATTTCAGAAGCCTCTTTAGAGGATCTAAATTTGCGTTCTAGCGCTCACCATAGCATGGCGCAATTTCGCCCTAACTTAGTGGTTAAAAATACCGAGGCTTTTGCTGAAGACGGTTGGAAGCGCTTCCGCATTGGCGACGTGGAGTTTGAGGTACAAAACCCCTGTTCACGCTGCGTTTTCACCACGCTTGACCAAGCTACAGGCCAATTTCATCCGAACAAAGAACCACTAAGTACTTTCGCTAAATACCGCCAAGGTGAAGACGGCAATGTTTATTTTGGTCAAAATGCGGTGGCCCTAAACAGTGGCAAAATTAGCCTTTACGATACCATTGAAATATTAGAAACCCGCAAGGCAGACGTTTACCCTGATAATGCAGAGAAACGCGCAGCGCCAGCAACCAGCCAACACCAATGGCAGCAAGGTGAAGCGGTTAGCTTAAAATGTTTAGCAGTAAAACTAGACACTCACGATGTAAAGACCTTTGTTTTTGAGCTTCCTAAACACTTAACGAGTGAATATAAACCAGGCCAATACTTAGGTTTTGAATTTGAGATAAACGGTAAACCCGTGCGTCGTAATTATACCTTGTCTAGCTCACCAAGCCGCCCACAGCGTTTGGCTATCACCGTAAAACGAGTGGTGAATGGCCAAGCATCTAACTGGCTACACGACAATCTTAAGCCAGGTATGAACTTAAACGCCCATGCGCCTAGCGGAGATTTTCATTTAGAGCAAACTCGGAACCAAAAGCTATTGCTGCTCTCGGCGGGCAGCGGTGTGACTCCAATGCTGTCTATGCTTCGCTACTTAAGCGATATGAACATTGAAAAAGACATCGTGTTTTTACATAGCGCCCACACCGAACAAGATCTGATTGCTGAACAAGAGTTAGCGCTGATTAATCAACAACTGGAAAAATGCAGCCTACGTTATACCCTAACTCAACAAGCGAGCAGCCACAGGCAAGGTTACCAAGGTAGATTAAATCGCGGCATGCTAATGGATATCGAAGATTTAGAACAACGAGCGGTTTTTGTTTGTGGTCCACAAGCCTTTATGCAAAGTGCTAAAGAACAACTGTTAGCCTTAGGGGTGCACGAATCAGATTACTTCGAAGAGAGTTTTGGCCAGCAACACCATGAAGCGATAGAAGCCAAAACCGTCAACATCTTATTTGATAGTTGGGATACTTACCTTGAAGGGAATAATCAACAAAACCTATTAGAACAAGCCGAACAAGCGGGCCTGAACCTCAGTTATTCATGCCGCGGAGGATTTTGTGGTAGCTGCAAGGTAATGCTACAAAGCGGTGAAGTAAATGTACTTGAAGACAGCGGCTTAACCGAAGAAGAGAAGCAGCAAGGCTATATTTTAAGCTGTAGCTGTGTTCCCTCTAGCGACGTGTGTATTACTCAAGATTAAATACTTAGTTAGCAACC is a window from the Agarivorans sp. TSD2052 genome containing:
- a CDS encoding aminoacyl-histidine dipeptidase, which encodes MSTLSSLQPQSLWQHFETICSIPHPSKHEQAMIDWVMALAAEHKLEHFQDATGNVIIKKPATAGMEDKQGVILQAHLDMVPQANNDTQHDFTKDPIRPYIDGEWVTAEGTTLGADNGIGGASILAVLTSSDIAHGPIEALFTIDEEAGMTGAFGLQAGVLEGQLLINTDSEQEGEVYMGCAGGGDTSASFATEYQATTPQQLAIKLQLKGLKGGHSGCDIDTGRANANKLMVRIVAAMQQQGFAPTLCEIQGGSLRNAIPREASCTLVYKAEQQADLSAFMAEQREQLINEFGLVETDLALSCEAIDRPSQSLTNQLSQQIIASLNACTNGVVSMSQTVVGVVETSLNLGVISQSEESIDIKILVRSLIDSSRLQVEASLASLFSLTSATVTFSGAYPGWKPENDSVMKTVVQQSYQELFGKCPNVMVIHAGLECGLFKSAYPNWDMASFGPTIKFPHSPDEKVEIAAVEKYWQLLLSVLNNIPAKA
- the dinB gene encoding DNA polymerase IV; this translates as MTAFASTQRKIIHVDMDCFYAAVEMRDQPELSNVPLAVGGMRSGRGVLTTCNYLARQYGIRSAMPTHKALQLCPKLVLVPPRMAAYQEASKQVQAIFHGYADAIEPLSLDEAYLDVSNSEACHGSATLIAEQIRRDIVNKTGLTASAGVAPIKFLAKIASDMNKPNGLFVIKPEQVSEFIETLALEKISGVGKVSIEKLHHQGLYTGGDIRRAERDKLKQLFGKFGDMLWMRCQGVDDREVSNDRKRKSVAVERTFAQDEGNPAVLIERLLALLPELKRRSENHLKQAKMNKLGVKVKFADFQQTTKEQQCQHIDESTLLELFEEALARGKGKAVRLIGLHIGLAHEQQNQSPQLALPFEP
- a CDS encoding NCS2 family permease, with the protein product MLEKLFKLKAHGTNVRTEVVAGMTTFLTMAYIIFVNPSMLAAAGMDQGAVFVATCLAAAVGCFIMGFYANYPIAQAPGMGLNAFFTYGVVLGMGHTWQIALGAVFLSGVIFICLSLFKVREWIINSIPQTLRVGIAAGIGLFLGFIALKNAGIVVDNPATLVSLGHQNPHQMILAALGFFLIIGLEYRKVKGGVLISILAITVLSIVLGYTQYGGIISMPPNPAPTFLQLDIMGALDVTMISVIFAFLFVDLFDTAGTLTAVAQRGNLLDEKGRLPNLKKALLADSSATIAGSLLGTSSTTSYIESGAGVEVGGRTGLTAVVVGLLFVLALLFSPLAGMIPAYATAGALFYVCTLMLSGLVNVDWTDLTEAAPAAIVAILMPLSFSIADGIALGFISYAAIKLLAGRHKDVPLSVWVLAVVFVLKFAFF
- a CDS encoding hybrid-cluster NAD(P)-dependent oxidoreductase, with the translated sequence MSDARVSQLSIYPIKSTAGIHLNHAYVEEHGLAFDRRFVVCQPDGVQITARTHPKLAQIHSALNRSGLHLRAPNMPALDLRYADFSDNYRTVMIWKDSVQAQHCHNSYDNWFSEYLGEHCHLVFFGEQSTRKVKHKDSQVAFADGYPLLLISEASLEDLNLRSSAHHSMAQFRPNLVVKNTEAFAEDGWKRFRIGDVEFEVQNPCSRCVFTTLDQATGQFHPNKEPLSTFAKYRQGEDGNVYFGQNAVALNSGKISLYDTIEILETRKADVYPDNAEKRAAPATSQHQWQQGEAVSLKCLAVKLDTHDVKTFVFELPKHLTSEYKPGQYLGFEFEINGKPVRRNYTLSSSPSRPQRLAITVKRVVNGQASNWLHDNLKPGMNLNAHAPSGDFHLEQTRNQKLLLLSAGSGVTPMLSMLRYLSDMNIEKDIVFLHSAHTEQDLIAEQELALINQQLEKCSLRYTLTQQASSHRQGYQGRLNRGMLMDIEDLEQRAVFVCGPQAFMQSAKEQLLALGVHESDYFEESFGQQHHEAIEAKTVNILFDSWDTYLEGNNQQNLLEQAEQAGLNLSYSCRGGFCGSCKVMLQSGEVNVLEDSGLTEEEKQQGYILSCSCVPSSDVCITQD